In the Alphaproteobacteria bacterium genome, one interval contains:
- a CDS encoding F0F1 ATP synthase subunit alpha has protein sequence MEIRAAEISAILKEQIAGFDKEADVAEVGQVLSVGDGIARVYGLDKVRAGEMVEFADGTRGMALNLETDNVGIVIFGDDRNIGEGDLVKRTGAIVEVPTGRALLGRVVDALGNPIDGKGPLGEVEIKRVEVKAPGIIPRQSVHEPMQTGLKAIDALIPVGRGQRELIIGDRQTGKTAIAIDTFLNQKSINVGDDESKKLYCIYVAIGQKRSTVAQIVKTLEDNGAMEYSVVIAATASEPAPLQFLAPYTGCTIGEYFRDNGMHAVIVYDDLSKQAVAYRQMSLLLRRPPGREAYPGDVFYLHSRLLERAAKMNKDFGSGSLTALPIIETQANDVSAYIPTNVISITDGQIFLETDLFFSGVRPALNVGLSVSRVGSAAQVKSMKQVAGKIKLELAQYREMAAFAQFASDLDAATQRLLSRGARLTEVLKQDQYSPLPVEEQVVVIYAGVNGYLDNIEIAGIVDYEQALLREVRASGQDLLKAIRDAGELSDETEGKLKDFIDAFTKNYV, from the coding sequence ATGGAAATCCGCGCCGCCGAAATCTCCGCGATTCTGAAGGAACAGATCGCCGGGTTTGACAAGGAAGCCGATGTCGCCGAGGTCGGCCAAGTGTTGTCCGTCGGCGACGGCATCGCCCGCGTCTATGGCCTCGACAAGGTTCGCGCCGGCGAGATGGTCGAGTTCGCGGACGGCACCAGGGGCATGGCGCTCAACCTCGAAACCGACAACGTCGGTATCGTCATCTTCGGCGACGACCGTAATATTGGGGAAGGCGATTTGGTCAAGCGCACCGGCGCCATCGTCGAGGTGCCGACCGGACGAGCCTTGCTCGGCCGCGTCGTCGATGCCCTCGGCAACCCGATCGACGGCAAGGGTCCGCTCGGCGAGGTCGAGATCAAACGGGTCGAAGTCAAGGCCCCCGGAATCATTCCGCGTCAGTCGGTCCACGAGCCGATGCAGACCGGCCTCAAGGCCATCGACGCCCTGATCCCAGTCGGTCGCGGGCAGCGCGAATTGATCATCGGCGACCGTCAGACCGGCAAGACTGCGATCGCCATCGATACGTTCCTCAATCAGAAATCGATCAATGTCGGCGACGACGAATCGAAGAAGCTTTATTGCATCTATGTCGCCATCGGCCAAAAGCGCTCGACGGTGGCGCAGATCGTCAAGACACTCGAGGACAACGGGGCGATGGAATACTCGGTGGTCATCGCGGCCACCGCTTCCGAGCCCGCGCCGCTGCAATTCCTGGCCCCCTACACGGGCTGCACGATCGGCGAGTATTTCCGCGACAACGGCATGCATGCGGTGATCGTCTACGACGATCTGTCGAAGCAGGCGGTCGCCTATCGTCAGATGTCGCTGTTGCTGCGCCGGCCGCCGGGACGCGAGGCCTATCCCGGCGACGTCTTCTATCTCCATTCCCGGTTGCTCGAACGGGCCGCCAAGATGAACAAGGATTTCGGCAGCGGCTCCCTGACCGCGCTGCCTATCATCGAGACTCAGGCCAACGATGTTTCCGCCTACATCCCGACCAACGTGATTTCGATCACCGACGGCCAGATCTTCCTCGAGACCGATTTGTTCTTCTCCGGTGTCCGCCCGGCCCTGAATGTCGGCCTTTCGGTGAGCCGCGTCGGCTCGGCCGCGCAGGTCAAATCGATGAAACAGGTCGCCGGCAAGATCAAGCTGGAGCTCGCGCAATACCGCGAAATGGCGGCCTTCGCGCAGTTCGCCTCGGATCTCGACGCGGCGACACAGCGGCTCCTGAGCCGCGGCGCGCGGCTGACCGAGGTTCTCAAGCAGGATCAGTATTCGCCGCTGCCGGTCGAGGAACAGGTGGTCGTTATCTATGCCGGCGTGAACGGCTATCTCGACAACATCGAGATCGCGGGCATCGTCGACTACGAACAGGCGCTGCTGCGCGAGGTACGGGCGAGCGGCCAGGATCTGTTGAAGGCAATCCGCGACGCTGGGGAACTGAGTGACGAGACCGAGGGCAAGCTCAAGGACTTCATCGACGCGTTCACGAAGAACTACGTCTAG
- a CDS encoding F0F1 ATP synthase subunit epsilon — protein MADKVSFELVSPARLLMSEEVDMVVIPGAEGDFGVLPEHAPLVSSIRPGIINVYQGNDVVQRIFVAGGFAEVTPERCTVLAEEAVAIEDIEIAPVEEDLSHARDDLKDATEEAETRAVERRIAIGEAKIAAAQSR, from the coding sequence GTGGCCGACAAGGTATCCTTCGAACTCGTGTCGCCGGCCCGGCTCCTCATGTCGGAGGAGGTCGATATGGTGGTCATTCCCGGCGCCGAAGGCGATTTCGGCGTACTGCCGGAACATGCCCCCTTGGTGTCCTCGATACGGCCCGGGATCATCAATGTCTATCAGGGCAACGACGTGGTCCAACGGATTTTCGTCGCCGGCGGCTTTGCCGAGGTGACGCCGGAGCGGTGCACGGTTTTGGCCGAGGAGGCGGTGGCGATCGAGGACATCGAGATTGCGCCGGTGGAAGAGGACCTCAGCCACGCCCGGGACGACCTCAAGGATGCCACCGAGGAGGCCGAAACCCGCGCCGTAGAGCGCCGGATCGCCATTGGCGAAGCAAAGATTGCGGCCGCCCAAAGCCGCTAG
- a CDS encoding 2,3-bisphosphoglycerate-independent phosphoglycerate mutase, translating to MNTASPQWPAVLCVLDGWGERSATADNAIALARTPVWDRFVASCPHSQLDASAEQVGLPTGQMGNSEVGHMNLGAGRVVLQDLPRIDVAIADGSLARNTVLATFAERMKRCAGTVHLIGLMSPGGVHSHQGHITELARILCDAEIPVRVHAILDGRDTPPRSAAEFLRRFIDDTSDLDGLRIATICGRYYAMDRDSRWDRVAPAYEAIVAGAGAHADDPIAAIAAAYDAGRGDEFVEPTVIGDYAGCDDGDGIVMANFRADRVRQLLTALLDPNFDAFPRAQVTAFSNAVGMVGYSEALNRFLGAVFPAQQPVDTLGQIVADNGRTQLRIAETEKYAHVTFFFNGGRETPFDGEQRILVPSPKVATYDLQPEMSAPEVTDRLIDAIDSGQFDFIVVNYANTDMVGHTGNLDAAILAVETVDGCLGRVDAAIARAGGVLLITADHGNAEMMRDDAGNQPHTAHSRNPVPCILVNGPADVVNLESGCLADVAPTVLALMAIGQPAAMSGRSLLVTSGSRNLAEAAA from the coding sequence ATGAACACTGCCAGTCCACAATGGCCCGCCGTTCTGTGTGTCCTTGACGGTTGGGGCGAAAGATCGGCGACCGCCGACAACGCGATCGCGCTCGCCCGCACGCCGGTCTGGGACCGGTTTGTGGCGTCTTGCCCCCATTCCCAGCTCGATGCGTCGGCCGAGCAGGTCGGTTTGCCGACCGGCCAAATGGGCAATTCCGAAGTCGGCCATATGAATCTGGGAGCGGGGCGCGTCGTGCTTCAGGATCTGCCGAGGATCGACGTCGCCATCGCCGATGGCAGCCTCGCCCGAAATACGGTCCTGGCAACGTTCGCCGAGCGGATGAAGCGATGCGCCGGAACGGTTCACCTGATCGGCCTGATGTCGCCGGGCGGCGTTCACTCGCACCAGGGCCATATTACCGAACTGGCGCGGATTCTTTGCGATGCCGAAATCCCGGTCCGCGTCCATGCGATTCTCGATGGCCGCGATACCCCGCCGCGCAGCGCGGCTGAATTTTTGCGCCGGTTCATCGACGATACTTCGGACCTCGATGGTCTTAGGATCGCCACAATTTGTGGCCGTTACTACGCCATGGATCGGGATAGTCGTTGGGACCGAGTGGCACCGGCCTATGAGGCCATCGTTGCGGGCGCCGGCGCCCATGCCGACGACCCCATTGCGGCGATCGCGGCGGCCTACGATGCCGGCCGTGGAGATGAATTCGTCGAACCGACGGTGATCGGCGATTACGCCGGGTGCGACGACGGCGACGGTATCGTCATGGCGAATTTCAGGGCCGATCGGGTTCGCCAACTCCTGACCGCACTCCTCGATCCGAATTTCGACGCCTTCCCGCGGGCGCAGGTGACGGCTTTCTCCAACGCTGTCGGCATGGTCGGATATTCGGAGGCGCTCAACCGGTTCCTCGGTGCGGTGTTCCCCGCCCAGCAACCTGTCGACACGCTGGGGCAGATCGTCGCCGACAACGGCCGCACCCAGCTGCGCATTGCCGAAACCGAAAAATACGCCCACGTAACCTTCTTCTTCAATGGTGGCCGCGAGACACCGTTCGACGGCGAGCAGCGCATCCTGGTGCCGTCGCCGAAGGTCGCGACGTACGATCTTCAGCCGGAAATGTCGGCACCGGAAGTCACCGACCGGTTGATCGACGCGATCGACAGCGGTCAATTCGATTTTATCGTCGTCAACTACGCCAATACAGATATGGTCGGGCACACCGGCAATCTCGACGCCGCGATCCTTGCGGTGGAGACGGTCGATGGCTGCCTTGGACGGGTTGACGCGGCAATCGCAAGAGCGGGCGGCGTCCTGCTCATCACGGCTGACCATGGCAACGCGGAAATGATGCGCGATGACGCCGGCAACCAGCCCCATACCGCCCACTCCCGGAACCCGGTCCCGTGCATCTTGGTCAACGGGCCCGCGGATGTGGTCAATCTCGAATCGGGCTGTTTGGCCGATGTTGCGCCGACCGTCCTCGCGCTGATGGCGATCGGCCAGCCGGCCGCGATGTCGGGCCGTTCGCTGCTGGTCACCAGCGGCTCCCGCAATTTGGCCGAAGCCGCCGCCTAA
- a CDS encoding F0F1 ATP synthase subunit gamma, producing MASLKDLRIRINSVTSTRKITSAMKMVAGAKLRRAQEHAEAARPYAERMETVLSSLAASAKDKPEAPPLLIGTGKEDVHLIIVATSDRGLCGGFNSSIVRGVRQKIRQLEIDGKTVKLFCVGRKGRDILRREYGGLIVEAISDIGRPRLTFDDALNIFGRIQTLFEAGEIDVCSIFYNRFKSAISQFVTDQQLIPFPAPEAEEDAAAAGPQAIYEYEPEEEEILVELLPHNLSTQIFRALLENNASEQGARMTAMDNATRNAGDMIDRLTLQYNRTRQAQITKELIEIISGAEAI from the coding sequence ATGGCCAGCCTCAAAGACCTCCGTATTCGGATCAATAGCGTCACTTCGACGCGCAAGATCACGTCGGCCATGAAAATGGTCGCCGGCGCGAAGCTGCGCCGGGCCCAGGAGCACGCCGAGGCGGCGCGGCCCTATGCTGAGCGCATGGAAACCGTTCTGAGCTCGTTGGCGGCCAGCGCCAAAGACAAGCCGGAAGCGCCGCCGCTGTTGATCGGCACCGGCAAGGAAGATGTTCACCTGATTATTGTTGCGACCTCCGACCGCGGTCTGTGCGGCGGCTTCAACTCGTCCATCGTCCGCGGGGTGCGGCAGAAGATCCGGCAGCTCGAGATCGACGGCAAGACAGTCAAGCTGTTCTGCGTCGGCCGCAAGGGCCGCGACATCCTGCGCCGCGAATACGGTGGCCTGATCGTCGAAGCGATCTCCGATATCGGACGCCCGCGACTGACCTTCGACGACGCGCTCAATATTTTCGGGCGCATCCAGACGTTGTTCGAAGCCGGCGAGATCGATGTGTGCAGCATCTTCTACAACCGCTTTAAGTCGGCGATCAGTCAGTTCGTGACCGACCAACAGCTGATCCCGTTCCCGGCTCCTGAGGCCGAAGAGGACGCGGCGGCCGCAGGGCCGCAGGCGATCTATGAATACGAGCCCGAAGAAGAAGAAATACTCGTTGAACTGCTGCCGCACAATCTTTCGACGCAGATCTTCCGCGCCCTGCTCGAGAACAACGCCAGCGAGCAAGGCGCCCGCATGACGGCGATGGACAATGCGACGCGCAACGCCGGTGACATGATCGACCGGCTGACACTGCAATACAATCGCACGCGGCAGGCTCAGATCACGAAGGAGCTAATCGAGATCATCTCTGGCGCCGAGGCGATCTAG
- the atpD gene encoding F0F1 ATP synthase subunit beta, with product MAKNIVGQISQVTGAVVDVHFDGDLPKILNALHVDNDGQLLVLEVAQHLGESTVRTIAMDTTEGLVRGTEVTDTGLPIQVPVGPETLGRILNVIGEPVDERGPVNAKMKLPIHRDAPKLTDQSTEAEILVTGIKVVDLLAPYAKGGKIGLFGGAGVGKTVIIMELINNIAKAHGGYSVFAGVGERTREGNDLYHEMIESGVINLDGEGSKAALVYGQMNEPPGARARVGLSGLTLAEYFRDEEGQDVLLFIDNIFRFTQAGSEVSALLGRIPSAVGYQPTLATDMGILQERITTTQKGSITSVQAIYVPADDLTDPAPATSFSHLDATTVLSRQIAELGIYPAVDPLDSTSRMLDPRVVGDEHYACARDVQVVLQRYKALQDIIAILGMDELSEEDKLIVARARKMQRFLSQPFHVAEVFTGFPGVFVNLEDTIQGFRAIVEGEYDDLPESAFYMVGTIQEAIDKAKRIAAEAA from the coding sequence ATGGCGAAGAATATCGTAGGTCAGATTTCGCAGGTGACGGGCGCCGTCGTGGACGTCCATTTCGATGGTGATCTGCCGAAGATCCTGAATGCGCTGCACGTCGACAACGACGGCCAGTTGCTGGTCTTGGAAGTGGCGCAGCACCTCGGCGAATCGACGGTTCGCACGATTGCGATGGACACCACGGAGGGCTTGGTGCGCGGGACGGAGGTGACCGATACGGGCCTGCCGATCCAGGTTCCGGTCGGTCCCGAGACGCTGGGACGCATTCTCAACGTCATCGGCGAGCCGGTCGACGAGCGCGGCCCGGTCAACGCCAAGATGAAGCTACCGATCCACCGCGACGCGCCGAAACTCACCGACCAGTCGACCGAGGCCGAGATTCTGGTCACCGGAATCAAGGTCGTGGATCTCCTGGCGCCCTATGCGAAGGGCGGCAAGATTGGCCTGTTCGGCGGCGCCGGGGTCGGCAAGACCGTCATCATCATGGAGTTGATCAACAACATCGCCAAGGCTCACGGCGGCTATTCGGTGTTCGCCGGTGTCGGCGAACGGACGCGTGAGGGCAACGACCTCTATCACGAGATGATCGAATCTGGCGTTATCAACCTCGACGGCGAGGGCTCGAAGGCGGCGCTCGTCTATGGCCAGATGAACGAGCCCCCGGGGGCCCGCGCCCGGGTCGGCCTGTCCGGCCTGACCCTGGCCGAGTACTTTCGCGATGAAGAGGGCCAGGATGTCCTGCTCTTCATCGACAACATTTTCCGATTCACCCAGGCCGGTTCCGAGGTTTCGGCCCTGCTCGGCCGAATCCCATCGGCGGTCGGATACCAGCCCACCCTGGCGACCGACATGGGTATTCTGCAGGAACGGATCACGACCACTCAGAAGGGGTCGATCACCTCGGTCCAGGCTATCTATGTGCCGGCCGACGATCTGACCGACCCGGCACCGGCAACCTCGTTTTCGCATCTTGATGCGACCACGGTGCTGTCACGGCAGATCGCGGAGCTCGGCATCTACCCGGCGGTCGATCCCCTCGATTCGACGTCGCGCATGCTCGATCCGCGGGTTGTCGGCGATGAGCATTACGCGTGCGCCCGCGATGTCCAGGTCGTCCTCCAGCGTTACAAGGCGCTCCAGGATATCATCGCCATTCTCGGCATGGACGAACTGTCGGAAGAGGACAAGCTGATCGTCGCTCGGGCCCGAAAGATGCAACGCTTCCTGTCCCAGCCGTTCCATGTCGCCGAGGTCTTCACCGGCTTCCCCGGCGTGTTCGTCAACTTGGAAGACACGATCCAGGGCTTTCGCGCGATTGTCGAAGGGGAATACGACGACCTCCCCGAATCGGCGTTCTATATGGTCGGCACCATTCAGGAAGCGATCGACAAGGCGAAGCGCATCGCGGCCGAGGCGGCGTAG
- a CDS encoding peptidoglycan DD-metalloendopeptidase family protein: MKPLLAVLMIMFVAGGAAADERSSLREVEGDIVAGRGQAAELKAETDKIEARITALRAQSVAMAQRVQEAEQALDDIEARQAILIDQESQLSERLAARHAQVSEALMALQRLGLHPPDSLVAVRLSPTETLRSGLLLRAIVPVLQTQAGELAAQLAELNLVRAEIAETRESHRDRLATQEAERLGIERLLTEIGTLRAATLGRARKLAERNAALAKKAKDLSAFLRELDAAAPETPSLKPARAPAPAIRSFAGARGRIDLPVHGRIIQHYGAEIPYDRTSRGIRIETRAGAQVVAPFDGEIVYAGPFRDYGLILIIEHSDGYHSLLAGFDRIVGGVGQWVLAGEPVGTMGRSDNEKPNLYVELRRDGQPINPSPWLIVLKRKENG; the protein is encoded by the coding sequence ATGAAACCGCTCCTTGCCGTCCTAATGATCATGTTCGTCGCCGGTGGCGCCGCCGCCGACGAACGGTCATCCTTGCGCGAGGTCGAGGGCGACATCGTCGCCGGCCGTGGACAGGCGGCCGAACTGAAGGCGGAGACCGACAAGATCGAGGCCCGGATAACCGCGCTGCGGGCGCAATCGGTCGCCATGGCGCAACGGGTTCAGGAGGCGGAACAGGCCCTCGATGATATCGAAGCCAGGCAGGCCATATTGATCGACCAGGAAAGCCAGCTTTCGGAGCGGCTCGCCGCACGCCACGCCCAGGTCAGCGAGGCGCTGATGGCGTTGCAGCGTCTCGGCCTGCATCCTCCCGATTCGCTGGTTGCCGTTCGCCTGTCGCCGACCGAAACGCTGCGAAGCGGCCTACTGTTGCGGGCGATCGTGCCGGTTCTGCAGACGCAAGCCGGTGAGCTCGCGGCGCAGCTTGCCGAGCTTAATCTCGTCCGCGCCGAGATCGCCGAAACCCGGGAGAGCCACCGCGATCGGTTGGCCACGCAGGAGGCGGAACGACTGGGAATCGAGCGGCTGCTGACGGAAATCGGCACGCTTCGCGCCGCCACACTGGGGCGGGCCAGGAAACTCGCCGAGCGCAACGCGGCGCTGGCGAAAAAGGCAAAGGATCTGAGCGCTTTCCTCCGCGAGCTCGACGCGGCGGCGCCGGAGACCCCTTCGCTCAAGCCGGCCCGTGCTCCGGCGCCCGCTATCCGCAGCTTTGCCGGCGCGCGCGGCCGCATCGATCTGCCGGTTCACGGCCGGATAATTCAGCACTATGGCGCGGAAATTCCCTATGACAGAACCAGTCGGGGAATCAGGATCGAAACCCGCGCCGGGGCCCAGGTGGTCGCACCGTTCGATGGCGAAATCGTCTATGCCGGACCGTTTCGCGACTATGGGCTCATCTTGATCATTGAACACAGCGACGGATATCATAGTCTTTTGGCAGGATTCGACCGTATCGTCGGCGGAGTCGGACAATGGGTGCTCGCCGGAGAGCCGGTGGGAACCATGGGCCGTTCCGACAATGAAAAGCCGAATCTTTATGTTGAACTTCGCCGGGACGGGCAACCGATCAACCCCTCGCCCTGGCTAATCGTGCTCAAGCGCAAGGAAAACGGATGA
- a CDS encoding F0F1 ATP synthase subunit delta, producing MASDVTGVSGIAGRYATALYDLADERKLLDAVKSDLDSVGQLITDSADLRLLIRSPVFTRVQQAQAIAAVLELAGISDLVRRFVAVVAENRRLFTLPAMISAYRALLAERRGEVTAEVTSAVPLTEAQLASIDDVLRRSVGGKVAMNTRVDPDIIGGLIVKVGSRMIDNSLKTKLQRLQLTMKGVS from the coding sequence GTGGCATCCGACGTGACAGGCGTATCTGGGATCGCGGGACGCTATGCGACCGCGCTCTACGACCTCGCCGACGAGCGTAAACTGCTCGATGCGGTGAAGTCGGACCTCGACAGTGTCGGCCAGCTGATCACGGATAGCGCCGATCTCCGCCTTCTCATCCGGTCCCCGGTCTTCACCCGCGTCCAGCAGGCTCAGGCAATCGCCGCGGTCCTCGAGCTGGCGGGCATTTCGGATCTGGTGCGGCGATTCGTCGCCGTGGTCGCCGAAAATCGCCGTCTTTTCACCCTGCCGGCGATGATCTCGGCCTACCGCGCCTTGCTTGCGGAGCGCCGTGGTGAGGTCACCGCCGAGGTGACGTCGGCGGTGCCGCTGACGGAGGCGCAATTGGCCTCGATCGACGATGTCCTGCGCCGTTCGGTCGGCGGCAAGGTGGCGATGAATACGCGCGTCGACCCCGACATTATTGGCGGGCTTATCGTCAAGGTCGGGTCGCGCATGATCGACAATTCTCTCAAGACCAAATTGCAGCGTCTCCAGCTTACAATGAAAGGGGTTAGCTGA
- a CDS encoding RNA pyrophosphohydrolase, whose product MTPNKDSLPYRSCVGIMLVNDTGHVLVAQRRDLPGDSWQMPQGGIDDGETPAQAALRELREEIGTVKAEILAETTEWYAYDLPDDLIGKAWGGRYRGQEQKWVLAKFKGSDADIQIETEHPEFVAWKWAPLEQLTTLIVPFKRKVYRQVVAEFQPIVNECRGAVGGK is encoded by the coding sequence ATGACGCCGAACAAGGATTCACTACCCTATCGGTCGTGCGTCGGAATCATGCTGGTCAATGATACGGGGCACGTGTTGGTCGCCCAACGTCGCGACCTGCCGGGCGATTCCTGGCAAATGCCTCAAGGCGGCATCGACGACGGCGAGACGCCGGCGCAGGCGGCGCTTCGCGAGTTGCGGGAAGAGATTGGAACGGTCAAGGCCGAGATTCTCGCCGAAACCACCGAATGGTACGCCTATGACCTCCCCGATGACTTGATCGGCAAGGCGTGGGGGGGCCGCTACCGCGGACAGGAGCAGAAGTGGGTCCTGGCGAAATTCAAAGGCTCCGACGCCGACATCCAAATCGAAACCGAGCACCCCGAATTCGTGGCCTGGAAATGGGCGCCGTTGGAGCAGCTAACGACGCTGATCGTCCCTTTCAAACGTAAGGTCTACCGCCAAGTGGTCGCGGAGTTCCAACCGATCGTCAACGAGTGCCGCGGTGCCGTAGGCGGGAAATGA
- a CDS encoding acyl-ACP desaturase — protein MKYWTLEDIDWERFDASKVDSDLLKVVKAASLVEYNGGDYATYLCNVFHDDADFKQAVIAWAEEEVQHGRALGRWAELADPDFDFEARFRRFTDGYRLPLDATASVRGTRAGELVARCIVETGTSSYYTALAEAAEEPVLNQLCKNIAGDEFRHYKLFYTHMNRYLERDRIGRLRRLMVVLGRINESEDDELAYAYYAANAGPDEPYERRRYTRAHARRVYRVYRKQHLERMVSMSFKAAGIRRREPVAQALAGLSYRIVSARVARLERADA, from the coding sequence ATGAAGTATTGGACCTTGGAGGACATCGATTGGGAGCGGTTCGATGCGTCTAAGGTCGACTCCGACCTGTTGAAGGTCGTCAAGGCCGCGAGCTTGGTCGAGTACAACGGCGGCGATTACGCAACCTACCTCTGCAACGTCTTCCACGACGACGCGGATTTCAAACAAGCAGTCATTGCCTGGGCCGAGGAAGAGGTGCAGCACGGGCGCGCGCTTGGACGCTGGGCCGAATTGGCCGATCCGGATTTCGATTTCGAAGCCAGATTCAGGCGATTCACCGATGGCTATCGGCTGCCGCTCGACGCGACGGCGTCGGTCCGCGGCACGCGCGCCGGCGAATTGGTCGCTCGTTGCATTGTCGAGACCGGCACCAGCTCCTACTACACGGCGCTGGCCGAGGCCGCCGAAGAGCCGGTGCTGAACCAGCTCTGCAAGAACATCGCCGGCGACGAGTTCCGTCATTACAAGCTGTTCTACACCCACATGAACCGGTACCTCGAACGCGACCGTATCGGACGTCTGCGCCGCCTTATGGTCGTTCTGGGGCGGATCAACGAATCCGAGGACGACGAACTGGCCTACGCCTACTACGCCGCCAACGCCGGCCCCGACGAGCCCTATGAGCGGCGGCGCTATACCCGCGCCCACGCTCGCCGCGTCTATCGCGTCTATCGCAAGCAGCACTTGGAGCGGATGGTGTCGATGAGCTTCAAGGCCGCCGGCATCCGGCGCCGGGAACCGGTGGCGCAGGCCCTGGCCGGGCTCAGCTATCGCATTGTGAGCGCCCGCGTCGCGCGGCTCGAACGGGCCGACGCCTGA
- a CDS encoding S41 family peptidase, with protein sequence MMRHKWIAATSAVWIALIVVFHVAASDAQEDGADTYRQLNLFGDVFERVRSDYVEEVTDEELVKSAINGMLQSLDPHSSYMDAKNFEEMQVQTKGEFGGLGIEVTLDSGFVKVVSPLDDTPAAQAGVQPGDFITHLEGESVLGLSLSEAVEKMRGPVGTDLTVTIRREGEEPFDLTITRAVITIESVRSRAEGNVGYIRITAFNEHADDGLSEALEELDEELGEDIAGIVLDLRNNPGGLLDQAIEVSDAFIDKGEIVSTRGRLSEDIQRYNADEGDLAHGLPMVVLINGGSASASEIVAGALQDHGRAIVLGTRSFGKGSVQTIVPLGSHGAMRLTTARYYTPSGTSIQATGIVPDITIERARIERVDTAATRREEDLRGRLENPGANGEGVEHDDEAAKDETGETGDDADAGASEDADDGSDKAAETDDDDAFIEDYQLSRAIDLIRGLQLFRAANVQ encoded by the coding sequence ATGATGCGTCACAAGTGGATCGCGGCGACAAGCGCCGTATGGATTGCCTTAATCGTCGTATTTCACGTCGCCGCCAGCGACGCCCAGGAAGACGGCGCCGACACCTATCGCCAGCTCAACCTGTTCGGCGACGTGTTCGAGCGGGTGCGCTCCGACTATGTCGAGGAAGTCACCGACGAGGAGCTGGTGAAGTCGGCCATCAATGGCATGCTGCAATCGCTGGACCCTCATTCGAGCTATATGGACGCAAAGAATTTCGAGGAAATGCAAGTCCAGACCAAGGGCGAGTTCGGTGGCCTCGGGATCGAGGTCACGCTCGACAGTGGATTCGTCAAGGTCGTCTCGCCGCTCGATGACACGCCGGCGGCCCAGGCCGGGGTCCAGCCCGGTGATTTCATAACCCACTTGGAAGGCGAATCGGTTCTCGGCCTCAGCTTGAGCGAGGCGGTCGAGAAAATGCGCGGCCCGGTCGGAACCGACCTTACGGTCACGATCCGCCGCGAGGGCGAGGAGCCCTTCGATCTGACGATAACGCGGGCGGTGATCACTATCGAATCGGTGCGCAGCCGCGCCGAGGGCAATGTCGGATATATCCGGATTACCGCCTTCAACGAGCACGCCGACGACGGCCTCAGCGAGGCGCTGGAAGAATTGGACGAAGAACTCGGCGAGGATATAGCGGGTATCGTTCTGGATCTGCGCAACAACCCGGGCGGATTGCTCGATCAGGCGATCGAGGTTTCCGACGCTTTTATCGACAAGGGAGAAATCGTCTCGACCCGCGGCCGGCTAAGCGAAGATATTCAGCGCTACAACGCGGATGAAGGAGATCTGGCGCACGGCCTGCCGATGGTCGTCCTGATCAACGGGGGCTCGGCATCGGCGTCGGAGATCGTGGCCGGCGCCCTCCAGGACCATGGCCGCGCGATCGTTCTCGGCACGCGTTCCTTCGGCAAGGGCTCGGTTCAGACCATCGTGCCGCTCGGCTCCCACGGTGCCATGCGCCTGACCACGGCGCGTTATTACACACCCTCGGGAACGTCGATCCAGGCGACCGGCATCGTCCCCGACATCACCATCGAGCGCGCGCGTATCGAGCGCGTCGATACGGCGGCGACGCGGCGCGAGGAGGATTTGCGCGGGCGCCTTGAAAACCCCGGCGCAAATGGCGAAGGCGTGGAACACGATGACGAGGCGGCCAAGGACGAAACCGGGGAAACCGGGGACGACGCGGACGCGGGTGCGAGCGAAGACGCCGACGATGGCAGCGACAAAGCGGCCGAGACCGACGACGACGACGCTTTCATCGAAGACTACCAGCTCTCCCGCGCGATCGACCTGATCAGGGGCCTCCAACTGTTCCGTGCGGCCAATGTTCAGTAG